A stretch of the Corynebacterium maris DSM 45190 genome encodes the following:
- the secA gene encoding preprotein translocase subunit SecA, with protein sequence MFGLSKLLRVGEGRTVKRLDKYADQVIALEEDYAALSDEELKAKTGEFRDRLAGGEELNDIFLEAFAVGREASWRVLGQKHYKVQLMGGAALHFGNVAEMKTGEGKTLTSVLPAYLNALGGKSVHIVTVNDYLAKRDAEMMGRVHRFLGLEVGVILSELRPAERKKAYAADITYGTNNEFGFDYLRDNMTRSLNDIVQRGHHFAIVDEVDSILIDEARTPLIISGPVDGSSQFYNVFAQLAPRLKEDIHYEVDHRKRTVGVSETGVAFVEDQLGIDNLYAPENSQLVSYLNNAIKAKELFTRDKDYIVRSGEVQIVDGFTGRILAGRRYNEGMHQAIEAKEGVEIKNENQTLANVTLQNYFRLYDKLAGMTGTAETEAAELNSIYGLDVVQIPTNRPNQREDHSDVIYKTQEAKFAAVVDDIAEHVANGQPVLVGTTSVERSEYLAQLLKRRGVDHKVLNAKQHEEEGRVIASAGLPGAVTVATNMAGRGTDIVLGGNPEVLLDHRLKEQGLDPFEDEERYQEAWDEQLPKAKERSQRLGDQVREAGGLYVLGTERHESRRIDNQLRGRSGRQGDPGETRFYLSMRDDLMVRFVGQSMENMMNRLDIPDDVPIESKMVSNSIKGAQAQVENQNFEMRKNVLKYDEVLNEQRKVVYGERLEILKSADIKHNIRAMIDQTISAYVDGATFEGYVEDWDLDKLWNALDTLYGPTISWKELVDGSDYGAPGELSAAQLKDALLTDAHRAYDELESAVSAVGGDKQMRNVERQIILPVIDTKWREHLYEMDYLKEGIGLRAMAQRDPLVEYQKEGGDMFNAMNDSVREETIRQLFSLRKQFAAQDTKPTETGGADVQA encoded by the coding sequence GTGTTCGGACTCTCCAAGCTTCTCCGCGTCGGCGAAGGCCGCACCGTCAAGCGCCTGGATAAATACGCTGACCAGGTCATCGCTCTCGAGGAGGACTACGCCGCACTGAGCGACGAAGAACTCAAGGCGAAGACCGGTGAGTTCCGCGACCGGCTGGCGGGTGGGGAAGAGCTCAACGACATCTTCCTGGAGGCCTTCGCCGTCGGCCGCGAAGCGTCCTGGCGCGTGTTGGGGCAGAAACACTATAAGGTGCAGCTCATGGGCGGCGCCGCCCTGCACTTCGGCAACGTCGCCGAGATGAAGACCGGTGAAGGCAAGACCCTGACGTCCGTGCTGCCGGCCTACCTCAACGCCCTGGGCGGCAAGAGCGTGCACATCGTCACGGTCAACGACTACCTGGCCAAGCGCGACGCCGAAATGATGGGTCGCGTGCACCGCTTCCTGGGCCTGGAGGTCGGCGTCATCCTCTCCGAACTGCGCCCCGCCGAACGCAAGAAGGCCTACGCCGCGGACATCACCTACGGCACCAACAACGAATTCGGCTTCGACTACCTGCGCGACAACATGACCCGCTCGTTAAACGACATCGTGCAGCGCGGCCACCACTTCGCCATCGTGGACGAGGTCGACTCCATCCTCATCGACGAGGCCCGCACCCCGCTGATCATCTCCGGCCCGGTGGACGGATCCTCCCAATTCTACAACGTCTTCGCCCAGCTGGCCCCGCGCCTGAAGGAAGACATCCACTACGAGGTGGACCACCGCAAGCGCACCGTCGGCGTGTCCGAGACCGGCGTCGCCTTCGTCGAGGACCAGCTCGGCATCGACAACCTCTACGCCCCGGAAAACTCCCAGCTGGTCAGCTACCTCAACAACGCCATCAAGGCCAAGGAGCTGTTCACTCGCGACAAGGACTACATCGTCCGCAGCGGCGAGGTGCAGATCGTCGACGGCTTCACCGGCCGCATCCTGGCCGGCCGCCGCTACAACGAGGGCATGCACCAGGCGATCGAGGCGAAGGAGGGCGTGGAGATCAAAAACGAGAACCAGACGCTGGCGAATGTCACGCTGCAGAACTACTTCCGCCTCTACGACAAACTCGCCGGCATGACCGGCACCGCCGAAACCGAGGCGGCCGAGCTGAACTCCATCTACGGCCTCGACGTCGTGCAGATCCCGACGAACCGGCCAAACCAGCGCGAAGACCACTCGGACGTGATCTACAAGACGCAGGAGGCCAAGTTCGCCGCCGTGGTCGACGACATCGCCGAGCACGTCGCCAACGGCCAGCCGGTGCTGGTGGGCACCACCTCCGTGGAGCGCTCCGAGTACCTCGCCCAGCTGCTGAAGCGCCGCGGCGTCGACCACAAGGTGCTCAACGCCAAGCAGCACGAGGAGGAGGGCCGCGTCATCGCTTCCGCCGGCCTGCCGGGCGCCGTCACCGTGGCCACCAACATGGCCGGCCGAGGCACGGACATCGTGCTCGGCGGCAACCCCGAAGTCCTCCTGGACCACCGCCTCAAGGAGCAGGGACTGGACCCCTTCGAGGACGAGGAACGCTACCAGGAGGCATGGGACGAGCAGCTGCCCAAGGCCAAGGAGCGTTCCCAGCGACTCGGCGACCAGGTCCGCGAAGCCGGCGGCCTGTACGTCCTGGGCACCGAGCGCCACGAATCCCGCCGCATCGACAACCAGCTCCGCGGCCGCTCCGGTCGCCAGGGCGACCCGGGCGAGACCCGCTTCTACCTGTCCATGCGCGACGACCTCATGGTGCGCTTCGTCGGCCAGTCCATGGAAAACATGATGAACCGCCTCGACATCCCCGACGACGTCCCGATCGAGTCGAAGATGGTCTCCAACTCCATCAAGGGCGCGCAGGCGCAGGTGGAGAACCAGAACTTCGAGATGCGCAAGAACGTGCTCAAGTACGACGAGGTGCTCAACGAACAGCGCAAGGTCGTCTACGGCGAACGCCTGGAAATCCTCAAGTCGGCGGACATCAAGCACAACATCCGCGCCATGATCGACCAGACGATCTCCGCCTACGTCGACGGCGCCACCTTCGAGGGCTACGTCGAGGACTGGGACCTGGATAAGCTGTGGAACGCCCTGGACACCCTCTACGGGCCGACGATCAGCTGGAAGGAGCTCGTCGACGGCTCCGACTACGGCGCCCCGGGCGAGCTCAGCGCAGCCCAGCTCAAGGACGCCCTGCTCACCGACGCCCACCGGGCCTACGACGAGCTCGAATCCGCGGTCTCCGCAGTCGGCGGCGACAAGCAGATGCGCAACGTCGAACGCCAGATCATCCTCCCGGTCATCGACACGAAGTGGCGCGAGCACCTCTACGAGATGGACTACCTCAAGGAAGGCATCGGCCTGCGCGCCATGGCGCAGCGCGACCCGCTGGTGGAATACCAGAAGGAGGGCGGCGACATGTTCAACGCCATGAACGACAGCGTCCGGGAAGAAACCATCCGCCAGCTGTTCTCCCTGCGCAAACAGTTCGCCGCGCAGGACACCAAGCCCACGGAAACCGGCGGCGCCGACGTGCAGGCCTAG